The Terriglobus roseus region GGACGGCGAAGCCAACGCCCACGGAACCCATGGACTGGGTGTAAATGGCCGTGTTCACGCCGACGACGGAGCCGGACATGTCGAGCAGCGGGCCGCCGGAGTTGCCGGGGTTGATGGCTGCGTCGGTCTGGATAAACTTCTGGAACTGGCTGCCTGCGCCCGAGGGATCGACACGGTTCTTGGCGGAGACGATGCCCGCTGTGACGGTCTGCGAGAGCGAGAAGGGGCTGCCGATGGCGAGAACCCAGTCGCCGACCTGTGCGCCGTCGGAGTTGCCGAGCTTCACGGTGGGCAGTGAGCCCGGGACGTCGATCTTGATGACGGCGATGTCCGTTTCCTTGTCGACGCCGATGACGCGGGCCGGGTGGCCGGGGTCGTTTTCGGGATCGGTGGTCAGCTTGACGTAGATGCGGTCGGCTTTGTCGACAACGTGGTTGTTCGTGACGATGTAGCCGTGCGGGTCAACGATGAAGCCGGAGCCGAGTGCGTGGCGTTCGCCGCCTGCTGGGCCGCCCTGATCGTCGTCATCATCTCCGTCGCCGCCCTGGCCATTGCCGCCGAAGAAACGGTTGAAGAAGTCCTGCATGTCGTTCTGCTGCTGGTCGTCATCGCCCTGACCCTGACCCGGTGCGCGGCGACCACCGCGACGGGCGCGCGGATTGGTGACCTGCTTGGGCAGCGATTCGGTGTTGATATTGACGACCGCAGGGCCCACTTCCTTGGCGATCTTGGTGAACTGATTCGGCTCCGCGACCATGCCGGGAACCTTGAGCGGCGTTGCGTCGGAGGTGTCGTTCTTCTTCTGCTGCATTGCGCCGTGAACGGTGCCGGTCATCACTGAGCCAGCGATGACGCCGGCTGAGAGGGTTCCGAGCAGCACGAACGACGTCGCAAGACGATTGTTGCGAATCCGTTCTGAAAAGGTCTGGTTCGATGCCATGAAAGGGTATTCCTCGTTCTTCCTTGGAGCGTACGTGTCGCGAGATGCGGCACCTCAGCGGATTAGACGCCTCCGCACTGAAATTGTATGCGTGGAAAGGGGTGTTATGCAGCGTTGGCTTCGGGTTGCTCAGAGACTGGTTGTGATGACAGCAATTCGCTGGCGATGAGACTGATGAGAATGAGCGCCGCGCCGAGACCGGAGCGAAGGGTGAGTCGCTCTCCGAAAAACAACAAAGCTGTCAGGAGAGCGAAGGCGGGTTCGAG contains the following coding sequences:
- a CDS encoding trypsin-like peptidase domain-containing protein, which encodes MASNQTFSERIRNNRLATSFVLLGTLSAGVIAGSVMTGTVHGAMQQKKNDTSDATPLKVPGMVAEPNQFTKIAKEVGPAVVNINTESLPKQVTNPRARRGGRRAPGQGQGDDDQQQNDMQDFFNRFFGGNGQGGDGDDDDDQGGPAGGERHALGSGFIVDPHGYIVTNNHVVDKADRIYVKLTTDPENDPGHPARVIGVDKETDIAVIKIDVPGSLPTVKLGNSDGAQVGDWVLAIGSPFSLSQTVTAGIVSAKNRVDPSGAGSQFQKFIQTDAAINPGNSGGPLLDMSGSVVGVNTAIYTQSMGSVGVGFAVPSNTVINVYNNLISPEHKVVRGSIGISFQPGISSAVSRIYGFAKGGVLVSTVTPGGPAAKAGIKPQDVITAIDGTPVKDGDDLVSNVSPRRPGSTARLTYLRDGKESNVTVTIGDRAQTTAAMNGDDSDDDSSPNTPPKSNVAQDKFGMSVSAVPAEILSRLKISGGVMITNIKPGTFADDLPLQKGDIITEVNRHATPTLPEFESTISKLRSGDDVVFVVRPVNSRNGSSFVGGKLP